From a single Miltoncostaea oceani genomic region:
- a CDS encoding DUF4259 domain-containing protein — MRPEIDKGAGMGAWGMRAFDNDAVLDAVPELSDRAGVIASLMAVHDPAQDTHVADVAFGAVEVIAAARMGVEGYQSESTTLFAHAGGGEDEPIPYLPDELAAFISSGRAVFSDDEVRQALLALAAIERTDAERQWDEPAARREAIAQTRARLMHALIG; from the coding sequence ATGAGACCTGAGATCGACAAAGGGGCCGGCATGGGCGCATGGGGCATGAGGGCATTCGACAACGACGCGGTCCTCGACGCGGTGCCGGAGCTCTCCGATCGCGCAGGTGTGATCGCCTCGCTGATGGCGGTGCACGATCCCGCGCAGGACACCCACGTCGCGGACGTCGCCTTCGGTGCGGTCGAGGTGATCGCGGCGGCACGCATGGGAGTCGAGGGCTACCAGTCCGAGAGCACGACCCTGTTCGCCCACGCCGGTGGCGGGGAGGACGAGCCGATCCCCTACCTCCCCGATGAGCTGGCGGCGTTCATCTCCAGCGGACGGGCGGTCTTCAGCGACGACGAGGTGCGCCAGGCCCTCCTGGCCCTCGCGGCGATCGAGAGGACCGACGCCGAGCGCCAGTGGGACGAACCGGCGGCCCGGCGTGAGGCGATCGCCCAGACCAGGGCGCGCCTCATGCACGCACTGATCGGTTAG
- a CDS encoding DsbA family protein — MVLGALALIVTAALVAVSFSAREQGLDPAALQGLDGIPARYADIPASGVVLGDPDAPVSITEFGDVACPACKTAAESTVPDLIESQVRTGLATISFSPMAFIHPLTSERGALAVIAAGRQDMAWPMIEAIYANQGGESEDWLSEEVLAAIAAGAGLDVATWQADFASDEVARDYAAAIQAANAGGVSQTPTFIVEGPDGREVVSGVSSAAQIAEAVRAVS; from the coding sequence ATGGTTCTCGGGGCTCTGGCTCTGATCGTCACGGCCGCGCTCGTCGCGGTCTCGTTCTCCGCCCGCGAGCAGGGACTCGACCCAGCAGCCCTCCAGGGCCTCGATGGGATCCCGGCGCGCTACGCGGACATCCCGGCCTCTGGTGTCGTCCTCGGCGACCCTGACGCGCCCGTCTCGATCACCGAGTTCGGCGACGTCGCCTGCCCGGCCTGCAAGACCGCGGCCGAGTCCACCGTCCCGGATCTGATCGAGTCCCAGGTGCGGACGGGTCTCGCCACGATCTCCTTCTCCCCGATGGCCTTCATCCACCCCCTCACCAGCGAGCGGGGCGCCCTCGCGGTGATCGCCGCCGGCCGGCAGGACATGGCCTGGCCCATGATCGAGGCGATCTACGCCAACCAGGGAGGCGAGTCGGAGGACTGGCTGAGCGAGGAGGTCCTCGCGGCCATCGCCGCCGGTGCCGGCCTCGACGTCGCGACCTGGCAGGCGGACTTCGCATCCGATGAGGTCGCCCGCGACTACGCGGCTGCGATCCAGGCCGCCAACGCCGGGGGCGTGTCGCAGACCCCGACCTTCATCGTCGAAGGGCCGGACGGCCGCGAGGTGGTCAGCGGCGTCTCGAGCGCGGCGCAGATCGCCGAGGCGGTCCGCGCGGTGTCCTAG